A genomic window from Pygocentrus nattereri isolate fPygNat1 chromosome 22, fPygNat1.pri, whole genome shotgun sequence includes:
- the si:ch211-145b13.5 gene encoding Kv channel-interacting protein 4, whose protein sequence is MSRRRRCKQQLVKFIQHIHQLVTGTLNSDHEDEEEDGTVARHRRPVDLERLLNQSRFTKRELQILYRGFKSECPSGLVNEDAFKTIYARFFPGGDVSKYAHFLFSAFDTDQNGIVSFEEFVRGLSVLLRGSAEEKLCWAFNLYDLNKDGHVTKEEMLDVMKAIYDMMGKNIPPLLKEEIPRRHVEIFFQKMDQNQDGVVTVEEFIDTCQKDENIMKSIGIFENTI, encoded by the exons ATGAGCAGGAGACGACGGTGTAAACAGCAGCTGGTGAAGTTCATCCAGCACATCCACCAACTTGTAACAGGAACTTTAAACTCAG ACcatgaagatgaggaggaggacggGACCGTGGCGCGCCATCGCCGTCCTGTTGATTTGGAGCGATTACTCAATCAGAGCCGCTTCACCAAGAGAGAGCTCCAGATTCTCTACAGGGGTTTCAAAAGC GAGTGTCCCAGCGGCCTTGTGAATGAGGATGCCTTCAAAACCATCTATGCTCGGTTCTTCCCTGGTGGAG ATGTATCAAAATATGCTCATTTTCTCTTCAGTGCCTTTGATACAGATCAGAATGGCATAGTGAGTTTTGAG GAGTTCGTAAGAGGCCTGTCTGTTCTGCTGCGAGGCTCTGCCGAGGAAAAGCTGTGCTGGGCCTTCAACCTGTATGACCTCAACAAAGATGGACACGTCACTAAAGAG GAAATGCTGGATGTAATGAAAGCTATTTATGATATGATGGGGAAGAATATTCCTCCACTGCTGAAAGAGGAGATACCCAGGCGACATGTTGAGATTTTCTTTCAA AAAATGGACCAGAATCAGGATGGTGTGGTTACTGTTGAAGAATTTATTGATACCtgtcaaaaa gatgaaaatataatgaaatCTATAGGAATTTTTGAGAACACCATCTAG
- the synpo2b gene encoding synaptopodin-2 isoform X2, with the protein MDPAIDDPGRFSPLDDPEAWSGSDDPEGPYCSQDEAYYGETESDPEPQSEQESSNALDHLLDPKPENPESSFSDYSQEDDAPGLLCQSPDPCLDTLSDAQNDNPPEDQDPKNLDSSPLSISNYSAHNQEDHQPSASGSSSPDQAITLPQPRKQLAQESLDSLESEEEEKQSRGGGGKGGGKEAAPPALYVTDGIQAHGAEQAVQWGAASLTETTKASRQRTRHECLRRSEGQSEKHLKEAKSKCKRIAQLLTAAPNPESKGVLMFKKRRQRARKFTLVSYGTRKPEDDSFEDEYGFEDDNIGKDFRFSLPATSESEFDEDFCFNVQGQGAALNVFYNYEPQEERTLTNYNWEKMEQLPHTKGKGVLMFAQRRQRIDEITAQHEEMRQKGIPVEAFVESETVAPSMPTLREENVPVHQDVHVKQQPQYQEQQYQQQMYQQPNTGVNGLDPYQVSSMSKSLVSNRTAKPFGGLNHAPIPYSPVRGVPNPTPKKSENIFKVPIPVNTSPQVWSPTGDIIASRDERIAVPAIKTGILPEAKRRANKADSRHVPPEEDYLSLGAEACNFMQAPTVRQKHPPPVLPKPAINPACPPWSAEGHAPRSPLPASSPVPAQQNWAPPQPQPATKPWAPSPTQPLPQQHMPAWVPHNPSASYQAAWASEPQQAPVSIKTPTTPHAAPSQSRTPWTKPQIDANSVASCPPQQGSSYFHASKAPPASPRGHASETGLSDGPTLKGKGAELFARRQSRMEKFVVDAKTVQANRANRPPSPTLSMPSTWKYSPNIRAPPPVSYNPIVSPFYPLAAQKQPTSVTSPKPQANKEKPKPPPKHLSVVDVMKHQPYQLDTSLFTYSSFPEVKGASPKTSPVPPPESKQTFAQTPSHLQPPSSGHFLSPTLSPSPVPTSGSAQSFKQGAPVKPSGPVSVSYPFIRQPASAEAAPATQPSHGKVPATPAMHDGPSKVSSSTSAPLFSNAGNVSLSPSSFSLNNEAVSRYSLPIAPRPRFSAKKSAVGGKQWKPVVMQH; encoded by the exons ATGGATCCTGCCATAGATGACCCAGGCAGATTCAGCCCCCTGGATGATCCAGAGGCCTGGTCTGGCTCTGATGACCCCGAGGGTCCTTATTGCTCCCAAGATGAGGCTTACTAtggggagacagagagtgatCCAGAGCCACAAAGTGAGCAGGAATCATCTAATGCTCTGGATCATCTCCTTGATCCTAAGCCTGAGAACCCTGAATCCTCCTTCTCTGACTACTCCCAGGAGGATGATGCCCCGGGTTTGCTTTGCCAAAGTCCAGATCCCTGCCTTGACACTCTTTCTGATGCACAAAATGACAACCCTCCAGAAGACCAGGACCCAAAAAACCTTGATAGTAGCCCACTCTCCATTTCAAACTATAGTGCCCACAATCAAGAAGACCACCAGCCTTCTGCTTCTGGGTCTTCTTCCCCTGACCAGGCTATAACCCTACCACAACCCAGGAAGCAGTTGGCTCAGGAAAGTTTGGATTCCCTGGAGTCAGAAGAGGAGGAAAAGCAGagtagaggaggaggaggaaaaggaggaggGAAAGAGGCAGCACCTCCTGCGTTGTATGTCACTGATGGAATTCAAGCCCACGGTGCTGAGCAGGCAGTGCAGTGGGGCGCTGCTTCCCTCACTGAAACCACCAAAGCTAGCAGACAGCGGACAAGACACGAAT GCCTAAGAAGGAGTGAGGGGCAGTCCGAGAAGCATCTGAAAGAGGCTAAATCTAAATGCAAACGCATCGCCCAGCTCTTGACTGCTGCTCCAAACCCTGAAAGTAAGGGTGTGTTGATGTTCAAGAAGCGCCGGCAAAGGGCCAGAAAATTCACGCTAGTGAGCTACGGTACACGAAAGCCAGAGGACGACAGTTTTGAAGACGAGTACGGGTTTGAAGACGACAACATAGGCAAAGACTTCAGGTTTTCCCTTCCGGCAACAAGTGAATCTGAATTTGACGaagatttttgttttaatgttcaggGCCAAGGTGCTGCTTTGAACGTGTTTTACAACTACGAACCACAAGAAGAGAGAACATTAACAAATTATAACTGGGAAAAGATGGAGCAACTTCCACACACAAAAGGCAAAGGGGTCTTGATGTTTGCCCAGCGGCGTCAAAGGATTGATGAAATTACTGCACAGCATGAGGAGATGAGGCAAAAGGGCATACCAGTGGAAGCATTTGTGGAATCTGAGACTGTTGCACCTTCCATGCCTACCCTTCGAGAGGAAAATGTTCCAGTCCATCAGGATGTACATGTCAAGCAGCAACCACAGTATCAGGAACAGCAATATCAGCAACAGATGTATCAGCAGCCAAACACTGGTGTAAATGGTCTTGATCCCTACCAGGTTTCTTCCATGTCCAAATCCCTTGTGTCCAACAGAACCGCCAAGCCATTTGGTGGTCTAAATCATGCCCCAATACCTTATTCACCTGTTAGAGGTGTCCCAAACCCAACACcaaagaaatctgaaaacatcttcaaagTTCCCATTCCAGTGAACACAAGCCCTCAGGTGTGGTCACCCACAGGTGATATCATTGCATCTCGTGATGAACGTATTGCAGTACCAGCTATCAAGACTGGAATTCTGCCAGAGGCAAAAAGAAGAGCAAATAAAGCAGATTCCAGACATGTTCCTCCAGAAGAAGACTATCTCAGTCTTGGTGCGGAAGCCTGCAATTTCATGCAAGCTCCAACAGTCAGGCAAAAACATCCTCCACCAGTTCTTCCTAAGCCTGCCATCAATCCAGCTTGCCCACCATGGTCTGCAGAGGGTCATGCCCCTCGCAGTCCTCTTCCAGCCTCAAGTCCTGTTCCTGCTCAGCAAAACTGGGCTCCACCTCAACCTCAGCCAGCTACCAAACCCTGGGCTCCATCACCAACTCAGCCACTGCCACAGCAACATATGCCTGCTTGGGTACCACACAACCCATCAGCTTCATATCAGGCTGCATGGGCTTCAGAACCACAGCAGGCGCCAGTGAGTATCAAAACCCCAACTACACCTCATGCAGCTCCTTCACAGTCAAGGACTCCATGGACTAAGCCACAAATTGATGCCAACTCTGTGGCTTCCTGCCCACCCCAACAAGGGAGCTCTTACTTCCATGCATCCAAGGCTCCACCAGCTTCTCCAAGGGGGCATGCCTCAGAAACAGGTCTCTCTGATGGGCCAACCCTTAAGGGCAAAGGTGCAGAACTTTTTGCCAGGAGACAGTCCCGTATGGAGAAGTTTGTGGTAGATGCCAAAACAGTGCAGGCCAACAGAGCCAACAGACCCCCCTCACCCACACTCTCCATGCCAAGCACCTGGAAATATTCTCCAAATATCCGGGCTCCTCCTCCAGTGTCCTACAATCCCATCGTATCCCCTTTTTACCCTCTTGCAGCACAGAAGCAACCCACCTCTGTAACTAGCCCTAAACCCCAAGCAAACAAAGAGAAACCCAAGCCACCACCCAAACATCTCAGTGTTGTGGATGTCATGAAGCATCAGCCATACCAGCTGGATACCTCACTCTTCACCTACAGCTCCTTCCCAGAAGTGAAGGGTGCAAGCCCTAAAACATCCCCTGTCCCCCCTCCAGAGTCCAAGCAAACCTTTGCCCAAACCCCTAGCCATTTGCAACCCCCTTCTTCTGGTCATTTTCTGTCTCCTACCCTGTCCCcttcccctgtcccaacttctggAAGTGCCCAGTCATTTAAACAAGGTGCTCCTGTCAAACCTAGCGGACCGGTGAGTGTTTCATATCCCTTTATCCGTCAGCCTGCTTCAGCTGAGGCTGCTCCTGCTACACAGCCCTCACATGGGAAAGTACCTGCAACACCTGCCATGCACGATGGCCCAAGCAAAGTCTCCTCTAGCACCTCTGCTCCTCTCTTTAGCAATGCTGGAAATGTCTCTTTGTCCCCTTCCTCTTTCTCACTAAATAATGAAGCTGTCTCAAGATATTCTTTGCCAATAGCTCCTAGGCCTAGGTTTTCTGCAAAAAAGTCAGCTGTTGGTGGCAAGCAGTGGAAACCAGTGGTAATGCAACACTAA